The nucleotide sequence TTGAACCCGACGAAGTCGTCGAGCGGGCCGAACCCCTTCCAGTTGAAGAGGCTGTAGAACGCCGCGATCCCGATCGGCACCAGGACGAACCCGGTGAACAGCAGCAGGGCGGGCCCGAGCAGCAGCGCCAGCTCGAGCCGCTTGCGCCGGCCGGGCCGGTGCTTGCGGGCGGTGACCGCCGGTGCGGACGGCTTCGCGGCCGTCCGCACCGGGGTCGTCGCCGTGGTCACTTGTTGCCCGCCGCGGCCTGGTTGACGGCCGTCACGATGCCCTCGGGGGTGCCTTGGCCGGCGAACATGTTGGCCACCGCGTCGTTCAGCGCGGCACCGACCGCCGTCGGGAACGCCCGGTCGAAGTACATCTGCAGGTACGGCGCCTTCGTGCCGTAGTCGTAGACCTGCCGGAGCGTGTCGGTCTTCAGCGACTTCGCGGCGACGGTGTTGACCGGCAGGCCCGCGCCCTGCGCGGCCAGCTGCGTCTGCACCGGCTCGCTGCCCAGGTACTGCAGGAAGTCCGCGCACGCCTTCGACGCACGGGTGGTGCAGGCGAACCCGTCACCGCCGCCGAGCACCGCGTTCGGGTCGCCCTGGCCACCCGTGACGGACGGGAACGCGAACCAGCCGACCTTCGAGTCCAGGTCCTTGTCCTCGGTCAGCGACGACATCGTGCCGGGCTCCCAGTCGCCCTGCAGCTCCATCGCGGCCTTGCCGTTGGCGACCAGGCCGGCGGAGCTGCCCGCGCCCTGCTGGGCGGGCGTGCCGGCGAACCCGGTCTGGAACGGCTCGGTGGCCAGGAAGTTCTTGAGGTCCTGACCTGCCTTCGTCCAGCACGGGTCCTCGAGCTTGACCGCCTTCACCGACTTCTTGAGCACGTCGACCGAGCATTCCCGGACGGCGAAGTAGTTGAAGTAGAAGGCATCCGGCCAGCGGTCCTTGCCGCCGACCGAGATCGCCGCGATGCCCTTGGCCTTCAGTTGCGTGACTGCGGTGTTCAGCTCGTCCATGGTCTTCGGCGGCGTGGTGATCCCCGCCTGCTGGAAGAGGTCCTTGCGGTACCAGAAGCCGACGAAGTGCTGTTCGAACGGCACGCCGTACTGCTTGCCGTCGACCTGCCAGTTCTCCCCGAACTTGCCGGTGGTCTGGGTGATCCACGACTTCGTGAAGTCGGTGATGTCGGCGACCTTGCCCGAGGTCAGCTGCGAAGCCAGGTCACCGGCGCCCCAGGACTGGTAGATGTCCGGCGGCTCGGCCGACTGCAGGGCGAGGGGCACCTTCGTGCTGAAGTCCTCGTTCTGCAGCGGCTGGGCCTTGATCGTGACGTCGCCGTGCGCCTGGTGGTAGTCGGCGACGACCTTCTCCCAGATCGACTTGATCGGATCGGTGGTGCCGTTGTGCCACCAGGTCAAGGTGACCGGGCCGCTCGGCTGCGCGGGGGTGTCGCTCCCCCCGCTGCACGCCGCGAGCGCGAGCGGGACGACGGCCGCCAAGGCGGCGAGAACGGTGATCCGGCGTTTCACAAACATTGTGGGTCCACTCCTGACGACTTCGGCCGAGTTGGACGGGGCGGCTCTGCGCCCGGGTTGGCGAAGAGTCTGCTCCCGGGGCAAATGCGATGTCAATCGTTGTCGATAACGTTTTCTAAAGCTAGTCTGAGCCGATGCAGCCCAGTTCCAGGGTGACCATCCGTGACGTCG is from Amycolatopsis mediterranei and encodes:
- a CDS encoding extracellular solute-binding protein; protein product: MFVKRRITVLAALAAVVPLALAACSGGSDTPAQPSGPVTLTWWHNGTTDPIKSIWEKVVADYHQAHGDVTIKAQPLQNEDFSTKVPLALQSAEPPDIYQSWGAGDLASQLTSGKVADITDFTKSWITQTTGKFGENWQVDGKQYGVPFEQHFVGFWYRKDLFQQAGITTPPKTMDELNTAVTQLKAKGIAAISVGGKDRWPDAFYFNYFAVRECSVDVLKKSVKAVKLEDPCWTKAGQDLKNFLATEPFQTGFAGTPAQQGAGSSAGLVANGKAAMELQGDWEPGTMSSLTEDKDLDSKVGWFAFPSVTGGQGDPNAVLGGGDGFACTTRASKACADFLQYLGSEPVQTQLAAQGAGLPVNTVAAKSLKTDTLRQVYDYGTKAPYLQMYFDRAFPTAVGAALNDAVANMFAGQGTPEGIVTAVNQAAAGNK